The Lysobacter capsici genome has a segment encoding these proteins:
- a CDS encoding SGNH/GDSL hydrolase family protein: MKTLFRNKAGRLLSAVALIALAAPAMANTLNQNVSWTIDRAGTTAKYRTVAYGDSIFAGYNGSISNAGKYSAPTVDAEYLSARWNADIESVRRAKSGAVARDVYENKIVAERSYMQAASTRVVSFEMCGNDGLQARSAFKAQTGTCDYSGLDAAINSCKTYVAAAMDYINTNAHANTRLKVISNLHYPGYNTDNVQSACRDAGTGQTVNMRDRFLPAIAKMNYWMCEYARQKGFQCADSFAQYMAADYDSNGDGLIDSDALRYVSGESEASYVTRTSVTLRATLRDANTKFVSSSSSFDYIQSDDTHPTYTGGTVSAGLWGGTTGTGAPRYSSFTNGRNPIWNQYGHERMGWALSVYQPANP, translated from the coding sequence ATGAAGACTCTGTTCCGCAACAAGGCGGGGCGGTTGCTTTCGGCTGTGGCGCTGATCGCGCTCGCGGCCCCCGCGATGGCCAATACCCTCAACCAGAACGTGTCGTGGACCATCGACCGGGCCGGCACCACCGCCAAATACCGGACCGTCGCCTACGGCGATTCGATCTTCGCCGGCTACAACGGCTCGATCAGCAACGCGGGCAAATACTCGGCGCCGACGGTGGACGCCGAATACCTGTCGGCGCGCTGGAACGCCGATATCGAAAGCGTGCGTCGGGCCAAGTCCGGCGCGGTGGCGCGCGACGTCTACGAAAACAAGATCGTGGCCGAGCGTTCCTACATGCAGGCCGCCTCGACCCGGGTGGTGAGCTTCGAGATGTGCGGCAACGACGGCCTGCAGGCGCGTTCGGCGTTCAAGGCGCAGACCGGCACCTGCGATTACAGCGGGCTGGATGCGGCGATCAATTCGTGCAAGACCTACGTCGCGGCGGCGATGGATTACATCAACACCAACGCGCACGCCAACACCCGGCTCAAGGTGATTTCCAATCTGCACTATCCCGGCTACAACACCGACAACGTGCAGAGCGCCTGCCGCGACGCCGGCACCGGCCAGACGGTGAACATGCGCGACCGCTTCCTGCCGGCGATCGCCAAGATGAACTACTGGATGTGCGAATACGCCCGCCAGAAGGGCTTCCAGTGCGCGGACAGCTTCGCCCAGTACATGGCCGCGGATTACGACAGCAACGGCGACGGCCTGATCGATTCCGACGCGCTGCGTTACGTGTCCGGGGAGAGCGAAGCCAGCTATGTCACCCGCACCTCGGTGACCCTGCGCGCGACCTTGCGCGATGCGAACACCAAGTTCGTTTCGTCGTCGAGTTCGTTCGACTACATCCAGTCCGACGACACCCATCCGACCTACACCGGCGGCACCGTGTCGGCGGGTCTGTGGGGCGGCACCACCGGCACCGGCGCGCCGCGCTATTCCAGCTTCACCAACGGCCGTAACCCGATCTGGAACCAGTACGGGCACGAGCGCATGGGTTGGGCGTTGTCGGTCTATCAGCCGGCCAATCCTTGA
- the lnt gene encoding apolipoprotein N-acyltransferase — MTHERLSRWRSLAGILATAALLGVYALGGFAWMLGFVALVPWLLTLNTDRTTPRVLMNAALMSVAFVAAVFYWFGAAIGAYTGVGASTATLVLLVFAPLVQPQFIAFALVRQWAGRRYGPVLRALAATCAWVACEWLVAKPLGDTLGHGLFPSAVLRQVADLGGAAGITVLLLLVNEAIAFAIVKYREPDRSMRVLLRPLALAAGIVVCMAGYGGLRRAALQAPALADAPTLRVTMVQANITDYERLRKEIGAYGVVRHVLDTHYALSWSAIRDHRADVLLWSETVYPTTFGHPRSEDGAALDREIQGFVDAAGVPLVFGTYDRDAQGEYNAAVFLEPGKGLLGVYRKTYPFPLTEHVPRWLDGPRLRSVLPWTGSWSPGDGARVLPLRSADGREVNVVPLICLDDVHPVLAIDGARLGAQAILGISNDSWFTAYPVGARLHLAVAAFRSIETRLPQVRVTTNGFSAIIDDTGEVLANTAIGDQAVLTAFISARDPSPTLMVRWGDWVGRAGAVFVLALAALAAWQALRRRASAAPRVETVVEVAMLTPLWRAVTGALRLLAGMGLLWLAYDMLARTGLQIQSLSQLWLFAAAVLAPAVAAWAIERAFVAQARVEASLLVLDQRRRKIELPVASIAALRPWRIRLPGSGVDVRLAAGPCWTWSLASTRPRALQRMLAATGVPIRLEGSFANALADLAQSRADARRRRLDHPLVKFALFALLLALVAFRLHQIIAFGGVFGEYYSYGLGAYLAGLLIWWASWSIGLMLFDAVLRVAIETVVILALVLRSVHVAAVRDALEWLGRLAFYIGVPAWLAMRLLAAG; from the coding sequence TTGACCCATGAGCGGTTGTCCCGCTGGCGCAGCCTCGCCGGCATTCTCGCCACCGCCGCGTTGCTCGGCGTGTACGCGCTCGGCGGCTTCGCCTGGATGCTGGGCTTCGTCGCGCTGGTGCCGTGGCTGCTGACGCTCAATACCGACAGGACGACGCCGCGCGTGCTGATGAACGCCGCGCTGATGAGCGTCGCCTTCGTCGCGGCGGTTTTCTACTGGTTCGGCGCGGCGATCGGCGCCTACACCGGCGTGGGCGCGTCGACGGCGACGCTGGTGCTGCTTGTGTTCGCGCCGCTGGTGCAACCGCAATTCATCGCCTTCGCGCTGGTGCGCCAGTGGGCCGGACGCCGTTACGGACCGGTGCTGCGCGCGCTCGCAGCGACCTGCGCGTGGGTGGCCTGCGAATGGCTGGTGGCCAAGCCCTTGGGCGATACCTTGGGGCACGGCTTGTTTCCGTCCGCGGTGCTGCGTCAGGTCGCCGATCTCGGCGGTGCCGCGGGCATCACTGTGTTGCTGTTGCTGGTCAACGAAGCGATCGCCTTCGCCATCGTCAAATATCGCGAGCCAGATCGCAGCATGCGCGTGCTGCTGCGGCCGCTCGCGCTGGCGGCTGGCATCGTGGTCTGCATGGCCGGTTACGGCGGGTTGCGGCGCGCGGCCTTGCAGGCGCCCGCGCTCGCCGACGCGCCGACACTGCGCGTGACTATGGTCCAGGCCAACATCACCGACTACGAGCGGCTGCGCAAGGAAATCGGCGCATACGGCGTGGTCCGGCATGTGCTCGACACCCATTACGCCCTATCGTGGTCGGCGATCCGCGATCATCGGGCGGACGTGCTGCTGTGGTCGGAAACCGTGTATCCCACCACCTTCGGCCATCCGCGCAGCGAGGACGGCGCGGCGCTGGACCGAGAGATCCAGGGCTTCGTCGATGCGGCCGGCGTGCCCTTGGTGTTCGGCACCTACGACCGCGATGCGCAGGGCGAGTACAACGCGGCGGTGTTTCTCGAACCCGGCAAGGGCCTGCTCGGCGTCTATCGCAAGACCTATCCATTCCCGTTGACAGAACACGTGCCGCGCTGGCTGGACGGCCCGCGCTTGCGCAGCGTGTTGCCGTGGACCGGCAGCTGGAGCCCCGGCGACGGCGCGCGCGTGCTGCCGCTGCGCAGCGCGGACGGGCGCGAGGTCAACGTGGTGCCGCTGATCTGCCTGGACGACGTGCATCCGGTCCTGGCCATCGACGGCGCGCGGCTCGGCGCCCAGGCCATCCTTGGTATCTCCAACGATTCGTGGTTCACCGCGTACCCGGTCGGCGCGCGCCTGCATCTGGCGGTCGCCGCGTTTCGCAGCATCGAAACCCGATTGCCGCAGGTGCGCGTCACCACCAACGGCTTCAGCGCGATCATCGACGACACCGGCGAGGTGCTCGCGAACACCGCGATCGGCGATCAGGCCGTGCTGACGGCCTTCATCAGCGCGCGCGATCCGTCGCCGACCTTGATGGTGCGCTGGGGCGATTGGGTGGGCCGCGCGGGTGCGGTGTTTGTGCTGGCCTTGGCCGCGCTGGCGGCATGGCAGGCCTTGCGTCGGCGTGCTTCGGCCGCGCCGCGGGTGGAAACGGTCGTCGAAGTGGCGATGCTCACGCCGCTGTGGCGCGCAGTGACCGGCGCGCTGCGACTATTAGCGGGCATGGGGCTGCTGTGGCTGGCCTACGACATGCTGGCGCGCACGGGCCTGCAGATTCAGTCCTTGTCGCAACTGTGGCTGTTCGCCGCGGCCGTGTTGGCGCCGGCCGTGGCCGCGTGGGCGATCGAGCGCGCGTTCGTCGCGCAGGCGCGCGTCGAAGCTTCGCTGCTGGTGCTGGACCAGCGCCGGCGCAAGATCGAACTTCCGGTCGCGTCGATCGCCGCGCTGCGGCCCTGGCGCATTCGGTTGCCGGGCAGCGGCGTCGATGTGCGCCTGGCCGCAGGCCCGTGCTGGACCTGGAGTCTGGCGTCGACCCGTCCGCGCGCATTGCAGCGCATGTTGGCCGCGACCGGCGTACCGATCCGGCTGGAAGGAAGCTTCGCGAACGCTCTGGCCGATCTGGCCCAGAGCCGCGCCGACGCGCGCCGGCGCCGGCTCGATCACCCGCTGGTGAAATTCGCCTTGTTCGCGCTACTGCTGGCGCTGGTCGCGTTCCGTTTGCACCAGATCATTGCGTTCGGCGGTGTGTTCGGCGAGTACTACAGCTATGGCCTGGGTGCTTATCTCGCCGGTTTGCTGATCTGGTGGGCGTCGTGGTCGATCGGTTTGATGCTGTTCGACGCGGTGCTGCGGGTCGCGATCGAAACCGTCGTGATACTGGCCCTTGTGTTGCGCTCGGTGCACGTTGCCGCGGTGCGCGATGCGCTGGAATGGCTGGGCCGTTTGGCGTTTTATATCGGCGTGCCGGCTTGGCTGGCGATGCGGTTGTTGGCTGCGGGATGA
- a CDS encoding serine hydrolase domain-containing protein has translation MNRRFRHALLCLLAFAPGLCDATVRRDPAERLQQQLRIEQQRYGIVGQSVEISHDGKPLFQGVDGASDLDSGQRVAADDIFPVYSLAKLFVSTLLMQLVEQGKVDLDRPASAYLRDLPEPWKAISVRQFLNHTSGVAEYYTPEQMAGTAEANASFPASLPAALAVAAARPMQFAPGSRTRYTQTNYLVLTQLLETHYGQPYPRIARERILVPLGLQRTWLGRDGLPARGVVFAYRGQDGKAQPMPDVAWPAYAVGHSALYMSRGDLSAFLRAVAAGELVSKATLMQLWQPLTLSGGQRGEFLSGWESGDSGSYRNVGHDGGTVVRARILFNDSLDRNVYTIVYLTNGSARNVWSRTLVDDLMGVLAPQRFPAQALADRIAAFALRAPDDARMQAFADSLRADRSVEKQQLERTINNTGYALRESHGADVALRAFLLNTRLFPKSANAWDSLAETYEAKGDLADAKAARRKQQALSTPSR, from the coding sequence ATGAATCGACGCTTCCGCCACGCACTGCTCTGCCTGCTCGCCTTCGCGCCCGGCCTGTGCGACGCCACCGTCCGGCGCGACCCGGCCGAACGCCTGCAACAGCAATTGCGGATCGAACAGCAGCGCTACGGCATCGTCGGCCAGTCGGTCGAAATCAGCCACGACGGCAAGCCGCTGTTCCAGGGCGTGGACGGGGCGTCCGACCTCGACAGCGGCCAACGCGTGGCCGCGGACGACATCTTCCCGGTGTACTCGCTCGCCAAACTGTTCGTCTCCACCTTGCTCATGCAATTGGTCGAACAAGGCAAGGTCGACCTGGACCGGCCCGCGAGCGCCTACCTGCGCGACCTGCCCGAACCCTGGAAGGCGATCAGCGTGCGCCAGTTCCTCAATCACACCTCCGGCGTCGCCGAGTACTACACGCCCGAGCAGATGGCCGGCACCGCCGAAGCCAACGCCTCCTTCCCCGCGAGCCTGCCGGCGGCCCTGGCCGTCGCCGCCGCCCGACCGATGCAGTTCGCGCCCGGCAGCCGCACGCGCTACACCCAGACCAACTACCTGGTGCTCACGCAGTTGCTGGAAACCCACTACGGCCAGCCCTATCCGCGGATCGCGCGCGAACGCATCCTGGTCCCGCTGGGGCTGCAACGCACCTGGCTGGGCCGCGACGGCCTGCCCGCGCGCGGCGTGGTCTTCGCTTATCGCGGCCAGGACGGCAAAGCGCAGCCGATGCCGGATGTGGCCTGGCCCGCGTATGCCGTGGGCCACAGCGCGCTGTACATGAGCCGCGGCGACCTGTCCGCGTTCCTGCGCGCGGTCGCCGCCGGCGAGTTGGTGTCGAAGGCCACGCTGATGCAGTTGTGGCAACCGCTGACGCTGTCGGGCGGCCAACGCGGCGAATTCCTCAGCGGCTGGGAGAGCGGCGACAGCGGCAGCTATCGCAACGTCGGCCACGACGGCGGCACCGTGGTGCGCGCGCGCATCCTGTTCAACGACTCGCTGGACCGCAACGTCTACACCATCGTCTACCTGACCAACGGCAGCGCCCGCAACGTGTGGTCGCGCACCCTGGTGGACGATCTGATGGGCGTGCTGGCGCCGCAGCGTTTCCCGGCGCAGGCCCTGGCCGACCGCATCGCCGCATTCGCGCTGCGCGCGCCGGACGATGCGCGGATGCAGGCATTCGCCGACAGCCTGCGCGCGGATCGCAGCGTCGAAAAACAGCAGCTCGAGCGAACGATCAACAACACCGGTTACGCCTTACGCGAAAGCCACGGCGCGGATGTCGCCTTGCGCGCCTTCCTGCTCAATACGCGGCTGTTCCCGAAATCGGCGAATGCCTGGGACAGCCTGGCCGAAACCTACGAGGCCAAGGGCGACCTCGCCGATGCGAAAGCCGCCAGGCGCAAGCAACAGGCGCTGTCGACCCCGTCGCGTTGA
- a CDS encoding amino acid permease, whose amino-acid sequence MNLTARMLRRKSVEQLQREALTRGELRRVLGLWHLTAIGLGGIIGVGIFVLTGTVAAGTAGPAVVLSFVLAGIASAAAALCYAEFAGLIPVSGSAYTYGYAVLGEFAGWLIGWDLLLEFALIAAVVAVGWSGYVQALLDAAGVALPVWAQGGWFGGKAGQVVNVPAVFVSLAITALLAFKTEWGARFNTVVVAIKIGAAVLIIVAGVAYVDPARWQPFMPFGVHGVVAGASIVFFAVFGYEMMTTAAEEAIDPQRDLPRAVVLSLAIAMTLYIGICLVLTGIVSYTTLGNDAPVANAFAAIGMPKVMVAISLASICGITSVIFANLLAGARIWFALSRDGLLPGWFGKAHPRWRTPWRTTWLVGAVAAVAAGLFSLEELAKLVNIGVLCAFVVICSAVLVLRYRSPELPRPFRTPWSPLVPLIGIGFSLWLISGLPYLTFERFAIWLLIGCAVYFGYGIRHSKLARDPAEPA is encoded by the coding sequence ATGAACCTCACCGCCCGCATGTTGCGCCGCAAGTCCGTCGAGCAATTGCAGCGCGAGGCGCTGACCCGCGGCGAACTGCGCCGGGTGTTGGGGTTGTGGCATCTGACCGCGATCGGCCTGGGCGGGATCATCGGCGTGGGCATCTTCGTGTTGACCGGCACGGTCGCGGCCGGCACCGCCGGGCCGGCGGTGGTGCTGTCGTTCGTGCTGGCCGGCATCGCCAGCGCGGCGGCGGCGCTGTGCTACGCCGAGTTCGCCGGGCTGATTCCGGTGTCGGGCAGCGCCTATACCTACGGCTATGCGGTGCTCGGCGAGTTCGCCGGTTGGTTGATCGGCTGGGATCTGCTGCTGGAGTTCGCGCTGATCGCGGCGGTGGTCGCGGTGGGCTGGTCCGGTTACGTGCAGGCCTTGCTCGACGCGGCCGGGGTGGCGCTGCCGGTGTGGGCGCAGGGCGGCTGGTTCGGCGGCAAGGCCGGGCAGGTGGTGAATGTGCCGGCGGTGTTCGTGTCGCTGGCGATCACCGCGCTGCTGGCGTTCAAGACCGAATGGGGCGCGCGCTTCAACACCGTGGTGGTGGCGATCAAGATCGGCGCGGCGGTGCTGATCATCGTCGCCGGCGTGGCCTATGTGGACCCGGCGCGCTGGCAGCCGTTCATGCCGTTCGGCGTTCACGGCGTGGTGGCCGGCGCCTCGATCGTGTTCTTCGCGGTGTTCGGCTACGAGATGATGACCACCGCGGCCGAGGAAGCGATCGACCCGCAACGCGACCTGCCGCGCGCGGTGGTGCTGTCGCTGGCGATCGCGATGACCCTGTACATCGGCATCTGCCTGGTGCTGACCGGGATCGTGTCCTACACCACGCTCGGCAACGATGCGCCGGTCGCCAACGCGTTCGCGGCGATCGGCATGCCCAAGGTGATGGTGGCGATTTCGCTGGCCTCGATCTGCGGCATCACCAGCGTGATCTTCGCCAATCTGCTGGCCGGCGCGCGGATCTGGTTCGCGCTGTCGCGCGACGGGCTGCTGCCGGGCTGGTTCGGAAAGGCGCATCCGCGCTGGCGCACGCCGTGGCGCACGACCTGGCTGGTCGGCGCGGTCGCGGCGGTGGCGGCCGGGCTGTTTTCGCTGGAGGAACTGGCCAAGCTGGTCAACATCGGGGTGCTGTGCGCGTTCGTGGTGATCTGCAGCGCGGTGCTGGTTCTGCGTTACCGCTCGCCCGAACTGCCGCGTCCGTTCCGTACCCCGTGGTCGCCGCTGGTGCCGCTGATCGGCATCGGTTTCTCGCTGTGGCTGATCAGCGGATTGCCGTACCTGACTTTCGAGCGGTTCGCGATCTGGCTGCTGATCGGCTGCGCGGTGTATTTCGGTTACGGCATTCGCCACAGCAAGCTGGCGCGGGACCCGGCCGAGCCGGCCTGA
- a CDS encoding MFS transporter, translating into MSPAPSDRSGFDQSSTEKAGIDKAGFNQATPHQSNPDRSTVTQLAANSRGSRRVLTGLMLALFLGAIEQTVVATALPAIVGDLQRFDLMGWAVSAYLLASAAATPVIGKLGDLHGRRIMLLVCMGGFLLGSVLCALASSMPMLVAARALQGVGGAGLIIVAQAAVAEIAGPRDRSRFAGYFAIVWAVAGLIGPLLGGALTDWLGWRAIFWINLPIGLLALAIAWPGMRAFVAAGHSGRIDYLSTLLFAIATTAFLFALTWGGVRYAWTSSQVLGLFAFAAVVGFAFALRQTRVADPVLPPMFLRHAVIGPALLVGLLTYGFYIAVAVLMPAYYQIGLGLSASHAGVLLIPALVGGAISALLGGRHAARSGDFKGPVLLGFPIAIAALFAMGLFAEQLTALSASLLLGAVGFGIGPSTAIINVVAQNAAPARQLGSVTGAMAFVRTLGTAVVATAGSALILLRLAQAGIGTAHDGASARSLSELAAQALSPSARELFRAAFGGLFYAAAAGLLLAAIVFMSIRSRHLRVSTEPQRAAAAEA; encoded by the coding sequence ATGTCCCCTGCTCCGTCCGATCGTTCCGGCTTCGATCAATCCAGCACCGAAAAAGCGGGCATCGATAAAGCCGGCTTCAATCAAGCCACCCCTCATCAGTCCAATCCTGATCGGTCCACCGTCACCCAACTGGCTGCGAACTCACGTGGCTCCAGGCGCGTACTGACCGGCCTGATGCTGGCGCTGTTCCTCGGCGCGATCGAACAAACCGTCGTCGCCACCGCCCTGCCCGCGATCGTCGGCGACCTGCAACGCTTCGACCTGATGGGCTGGGCGGTGTCGGCCTATCTGCTCGCGAGCGCGGCGGCGACGCCGGTGATCGGCAAGCTCGGCGATCTGCATGGACGCCGGATCATGCTGCTGGTGTGCATGGGCGGCTTCCTGCTCGGTTCGGTGCTGTGCGCGCTGGCGAGCAGCATGCCGATGCTGGTCGCCGCGCGCGCCTTGCAGGGCGTCGGCGGCGCCGGCCTGATCATCGTCGCCCAGGCCGCGGTCGCGGAAATCGCCGGGCCGCGCGATCGAAGCCGCTTCGCCGGCTACTTCGCCATCGTCTGGGCGGTGGCCGGACTGATCGGTCCGCTGCTGGGCGGCGCGCTGACCGACTGGCTGGGCTGGCGCGCGATCTTCTGGATCAACCTGCCGATCGGTCTGCTCGCATTGGCCATCGCCTGGCCCGGCATGCGCGCCTTCGTCGCCGCCGGCCACAGCGGCCGCATCGATTACCTGAGCACGCTGTTGTTCGCGATCGCGACCACCGCCTTCCTGTTCGCGCTGACCTGGGGCGGCGTGCGCTACGCCTGGACCTCGTCGCAGGTGCTGGGCCTGTTCGCGTTCGCCGCGGTGGTCGGGTTCGCGTTCGCGCTGCGCCAGACCCGGGTCGCCGATCCGGTGCTGCCGCCGATGTTCCTGCGCCACGCGGTGATCGGCCCGGCCCTGCTGGTCGGTCTGCTGACCTACGGTTTCTACATCGCGGTGGCGGTGCTGATGCCGGCCTATTACCAGATCGGCCTGGGCCTGAGCGCCTCGCACGCCGGCGTGTTGTTGATCCCGGCCCTGGTCGGCGGCGCGATCAGCGCCTTGCTCGGCGGCCGCCACGCCGCGCGCAGCGGCGACTTCAAGGGGCCGGTGCTGCTGGGCTTTCCGATCGCGATCGCGGCCTTGTTCGCGATGGGTCTGTTCGCCGAACAGCTGACTGCGTTGAGCGCGTCGCTGCTGCTGGGCGCGGTCGGCTTCGGCATCGGCCCGAGCACGGCGATCATCAACGTCGTCGCCCAGAACGCCGCGCCGGCGCGCCAACTCGGCAGCGTCACCGGCGCCATGGCCTTCGTGCGCACGCTCGGGACAGCGGTGGTCGCCACCGCCGGCTCGGCCTTGATCCTGCTGCGCTTGGCCCAGGCCGGCATCGGCACCGCCCACGACGGCGCGAGCGCGCGCAGCCTCAGCGAGCTGGCCGCGCAGGCCCTGTCGCCGTCGGCGCGCGAACTGTTCCGCGCCGCGTTCGGCGGATTGTTCTATGCGGCGGCCGCGGGGCTGTTGCTGGCGGCGATCGTGTTCATGAGCATCCGCTCGCGCCATCTGCGGGTCAGCACCGAGCCGCAACGCGCGGCCGCGGCGGAGGCCTGA
- a CDS encoding MDR family NADP-dependent oxidoreductase has product MKIEKWVVREHVEGVPDAGRIYEKVEEELDVNLGDGQMLLKTLYVSVDPYLQGICLDTPIGNHMGADSIMEVLDAGPDAPFKPGDLVQGFGGWRTHLVSDGKPALWQTGTFPMVFPAYRKLDPANYDDTLPLSTALGVMGGPGMTAWGTLTKFMAVKPGDTIVISGASGMIGSLVGQMAKRAGARVVGTAGSPAKAQYLTELGFDAIVDYKANDTADKMREALQQAAPDGVDKYFDSIGGMVTDVVFSMLNVDSQVAVCWQWASQVEQDYTGPRLLPYIMFPRATIRGIFSLEWFTDSNWQALHSDLGGMIRRQELSSAHTIRHGFDEIPQAYQSLFVGGADNRGKVLVKL; this is encoded by the coding sequence ATGAAGATCGAAAAATGGGTAGTGCGCGAGCATGTCGAAGGCGTGCCCGATGCCGGCCGCATCTACGAAAAGGTCGAGGAAGAGCTCGACGTGAATCTCGGCGACGGGCAGATGCTGCTCAAGACGCTGTACGTGTCGGTCGATCCCTATCTGCAAGGCATTTGCCTGGACACGCCGATCGGCAACCACATGGGCGCCGATTCGATCATGGAGGTGCTCGACGCGGGCCCCGATGCGCCGTTCAAGCCGGGCGATCTGGTGCAGGGATTCGGCGGCTGGCGCACGCATTTGGTCAGCGACGGCAAGCCGGCGCTGTGGCAGACCGGTACGTTTCCGATGGTGTTTCCGGCCTATCGAAAACTCGATCCGGCCAATTACGACGACACCCTGCCGCTGTCGACCGCGCTCGGCGTGATGGGCGGCCCGGGCATGACCGCCTGGGGCACCTTGACCAAGTTCATGGCGGTCAAGCCCGGCGACACCATCGTCATCAGTGGCGCCTCGGGCATGATCGGCAGCCTGGTCGGGCAGATGGCCAAGCGCGCCGGCGCGCGCGTGGTCGGCACCGCCGGCTCGCCGGCGAAGGCGCAGTACCTCACCGAGTTGGGCTTCGATGCGATCGTCGACTACAAGGCCAACGACACCGCCGACAAGATGCGCGAGGCGCTGCAACAGGCCGCGCCCGACGGCGTCGACAAATACTTCGACAGCATCGGCGGCATGGTCACCGACGTGGTGTTCTCGATGCTCAACGTCGACAGCCAGGTCGCGGTGTGCTGGCAGTGGGCGAGCCAGGTCGAGCAGGACTACACCGGGCCGCGGCTGCTGCCGTACATCATGTTTCCGCGCGCGACCATCCGCGGGATCTTCTCGCTGGAGTGGTTCACCGATTCCAACTGGCAGGCCCTGCACAGCGATCTGGGCGGGATGATCCGCCGTCAGGAACTGAGTTCGGCCCACACCATCCGCCACGGCTTCGACGAGATCCCGCAGGCTTACCAAAGCCTGTTCGTCGGCGGCGCCGACAACCGCGGCAAGGTGCTGGTCAAGCTGTAG
- a CDS encoding phytoene desaturase family protein codes for MSHTLGNRESMIIIGAGLGGLSTGCYAQMNGYKTQIFEMHEIPGGCCTAWERGDFTFDCCISWLLGNGPGNEMHQIWLELGALQGKQMRHFDVFNIVRGANGREVYFYSDPDRLEAHLIEISPADTKLIREFVGGLRKFRKALNVYPFLKPVGLMGRWERWKMLASFIPYFNTIRKSISVLMTDYSAQFKDPFLREAFNFILYEKHQNFPVLPFYFQLASHANLSAGVPEGGSLGLAKSIEERFRRLGGEVNYNAKVEEILVQNDRAIGIRLSDGREVFSDIVVSAADGHTTMMKFLKGKYLSETYRKLYTETITEPHMVFPGYFITFLGLDKPFPEGEPCTTYLLDEEEAAEMVGIRHPSINVQFRSQHYPELAPGETTIVYATYFCDIAPWRALNEGPEQVSRKRKGEEFHTLPVRRGHEYHAAKRKVSNAMIRFLEKRYPGLKDSITVRDVSSPLTQVRYTGNYDGTVLGWQPFVESGETLEEEIKKNGPVLEGLSNFYVSGVWATTGGLIRAAAAGRHVMQFICKDDGKDFTASIDNHKPLPTHLIHPVGPAAPAYRPAGAYPQLITTRTLST; via the coding sequence ATGTCGCATACGCTGGGCAACAGAGAAAGCATGATCATCATCGGCGCGGGGCTGGGCGGTTTGTCGACCGGCTGCTACGCGCAAATGAACGGATACAAGACGCAGATCTTCGAGATGCACGAAATCCCCGGCGGCTGCTGCACCGCCTGGGAACGCGGCGACTTCACCTTCGACTGCTGCATCAGCTGGCTGCTCGGCAACGGCCCGGGCAACGAGATGCACCAGATCTGGCTGGAACTCGGCGCGCTGCAAGGCAAGCAGATGCGCCACTTCGACGTGTTCAACATCGTGCGCGGCGCCAACGGCCGCGAGGTGTACTTCTATTCCGATCCCGATCGGCTCGAGGCTCATCTGATCGAGATCTCGCCGGCCGACACCAAGCTGATCCGCGAATTCGTCGGCGGCCTGCGCAAGTTCCGCAAGGCCTTGAACGTGTATCCCTTCCTCAAGCCGGTCGGGCTGATGGGCCGCTGGGAACGCTGGAAGATGCTGGCATCGTTCATCCCCTACTTCAACACCATCCGCAAGTCGATCAGCGTGTTGATGACCGACTACTCGGCGCAGTTCAAGGACCCGTTCCTGCGCGAGGCGTTCAATTTCATCCTGTACGAAAAGCATCAGAACTTCCCGGTGCTGCCGTTCTACTTCCAGCTCGCCTCGCACGCCAATCTGTCGGCCGGCGTGCCCGAGGGCGGCTCGCTGGGCCTGGCCAAGTCGATCGAGGAACGCTTCCGCCGCCTGGGCGGCGAGGTGAATTACAACGCCAAGGTCGAGGAGATCCTGGTCCAGAACGATCGCGCGATCGGCATCCGCCTGAGCGACGGGCGCGAGGTGTTCTCCGACATCGTGGTCTCGGCCGCCGACGGCCACACCACGATGATGAAGTTCCTCAAGGGCAAGTACCTCAGCGAGACCTATCGCAAGCTCTACACCGAGACGATCACCGAACCGCACATGGTGTTCCCGGGGTACTTCATCACCTTCCTCGGCCTGGACAAGCCCTTCCCCGAAGGCGAACCGTGCACCACGTATCTGCTGGATGAGGAAGAAGCCGCCGAGATGGTCGGCATCCGTCATCCGAGCATCAACGTGCAGTTCCGCAGCCAGCACTATCCCGAACTCGCGCCGGGCGAGACCACCATCGTCTACGCGACTTATTTCTGCGATATCGCGCCGTGGCGCGCGCTCAACGAAGGCCCCGAACAGGTCAGCCGCAAGCGCAAGGGCGAGGAGTTCCACACCCTGCCGGTGCGACGCGGCCATGAGTATCACGCGGCCAAGCGCAAGGTCAGCAACGCGATGATCCGGTTCCTGGAAAAACGCTATCCGGGGCTGAAGGATTCGATCACCGTGCGCGACGTGTCCAGCCCGCTGACCCAGGTGCGCTACACCGGCAACTACGACGGTACCGTGCTCGGCTGGCAGCCGTTCGTCGAAAGCGGCGAGACCTTGGAAGAGGAAATCAAGAAGAACGGCCCGGTGCTCGAAGGCCTGTCGAATTTCTACGTATCCGGCGTATGGGCCACCACCGGCGGGCTGATCCGCGCCGCCGCCGCGGGCCGTCATGTCATGCAGTTCATCTGCAAGGACGACGGCAAGGATTTCACCGCCAGCATCGACAACCACAAGCCGCTGCCGACCCATCTGATCCATCCGGTCGGCCCGGCCGCGCCCGCGTATCGACCCGCCGGCGCTTACCCGCAATTGATCACCACCAGGACCTTGAGCACATGA